Proteins encoded together in one Allomeiothermus silvanus DSM 9946 window:
- a CDS encoding GAF domain-containing protein: MTLGTLERILSNLSRSLAPDGDPETLAQQGLLALAEALGARGAWLRLRENGLALRAAVGVEPPEEARLTPWEAEALSLGRVLAYRLPEEATGPASQRWAELGYRGLMLAPLRGEGGLLGTLALLFAEAPPPGAAAALEEVLPLFGLILQRARAEAELARRQALLEALHRLDRAMLEGKRLVEVAQIGVEAARELLGARAATVSLVEGDQRRLVAAVGEAVEPLVGQSASLEEGPHAQALKGGEPVLLREIPAEGVPRWLLGLAPLGNLLVLPLKPDGTTVGFLGVYGLSDPSAGLGLARAFAAQLSLALLREQDQEALQQRAKEQEVLLRALQTLGDLENPEEVARLLVELAPELIEAEWAAVLLLEQGVLRVAAASLEAAESIGQRLPSGQGVSWVALREGTQVVADAAQDLRIYVTPGSQIRPRGSAVVTPLLGPYGEALGVLVVGRAAPAYTPQEARLAEALAQAGATALERAQHALEARLLLQGALLAAQDQGPEELAQGFARLLAQVGGGRAAVWAHPEGKRPWRLLGMSGLGDEIEPFRQARFDPENEGLARWVQAHQQVLAVEDLTRPPLPLGPIESAGSQTYGVQSILVAPVGRFGVAYAEPGGRGKAFAPYEVALAERLCGMLAGALERHRLAAAERRVRQALERLARVPPGDLEALVRALGESLEVRWAFLDRLLTPEKALAVAVYGGEPFEYALRGTPCDDVFAGKFCEYRQGVMTYFPEDRLAAEMGAEAYLGVPLRGEGERVVGILVAMHDAPLPEGEEALRREILLAYAQRAALELAQQENQARLEAIARVHHLLRPARTPQEVLQAAALAALQETRASTSLISLYREEGDYLEVVATAGYLAEAARGRRMGRGVGLAWRVLEGGEPLYLEDASQAPEALFFSGRRDRVAYLGVPLRNAEGQVLGVLSADTAERGGGLFPEDRHFLIALAEATGAALARMEALHQAQEEAGRFRSLAELSARLEELESPEEILGEALEALHRISGFQVACFHQAAPEGLRLLMVAGDPPEAWLHQARREVWPAGRGLRGQTLLTGQALYAPSYPDHPQALPEHVAAGLKCAAYMPVQVAGQILGVLSLLDFRQTYLDNPLPLLEFAARRLANALEKAESLQQLRQAREEALKGLGVALEYRDLETAGHTERVTQLALRLAEGLGLAEPALTHLCWGAYLHDLSKLAIPDAILKKPGKLEPEEWERMKAHTTLGEEMARRLGFLPQATLQVIRHHHERWDGSGYPDGLAGEAIPLLARVFALADVYDALTSERPYKRAWSHEEALAEIRRQAGRHFDPELARIFLQQQEVRREVLPQIWTTPRERPRGVA; encoded by the coding sequence ATGACGCTCGGCACGCTGGAGAGAATTCTAAGCAACCTGAGCCGCTCCCTGGCGCCGGACGGGGATCCCGAGACCCTGGCCCAGCAGGGCCTCCTGGCCCTCGCTGAGGCGCTGGGGGCCCGGGGGGCCTGGCTGCGGTTGCGTGAGAATGGGCTGGCCTTGCGCGCTGCGGTGGGCGTGGAGCCGCCAGAGGAGGCCCGCCTCACTCCCTGGGAGGCCGAAGCCCTGAGCCTCGGGCGGGTGCTGGCTTACCGTCTGCCCGAAGAGGCCACCGGTCCGGCCAGCCAGCGCTGGGCCGAACTCGGCTACCGGGGGCTGATGCTGGCCCCCCTGCGGGGCGAGGGGGGGCTGCTGGGCACGCTGGCGCTGCTCTTCGCCGAAGCGCCGCCCCCCGGTGCGGCGGCAGCCCTCGAGGAGGTGCTGCCCCTGTTCGGCCTGATCCTCCAGCGCGCCCGCGCCGAAGCCGAGCTGGCCCGCCGCCAGGCCCTCTTGGAGGCCCTGCACCGCCTGGACCGGGCCATGCTGGAGGGCAAACGCTTGGTCGAGGTCGCCCAGATCGGGGTGGAGGCGGCCCGGGAACTCCTGGGGGCGCGAGCGGCCACGGTCTCCTTGGTAGAGGGGGACCAGCGCCGCCTGGTAGCCGCAGTGGGGGAGGCGGTCGAGCCCCTGGTGGGCCAGAGTGCGTCGCTGGAAGAAGGCCCCCACGCCCAAGCCCTGAAGGGCGGGGAGCCAGTGCTGCTGCGGGAAATTCCCGCCGAAGGGGTGCCCCGCTGGCTGTTGGGGCTGGCCCCGCTGGGCAACCTGCTGGTGCTCCCCCTCAAGCCGGACGGCACCACGGTGGGGTTTCTGGGAGTGTATGGCCTGAGCGACCCCTCCGCGGGGCTCGGTTTGGCCCGGGCGTTCGCCGCCCAGCTCTCCTTGGCCCTGCTGCGCGAGCAGGACCAGGAAGCCCTGCAGCAGCGCGCCAAGGAGCAAGAGGTGCTCTTGCGGGCCCTCCAGACCTTAGGAGACCTGGAAAACCCCGAGGAGGTGGCCCGGCTGCTGGTAGAGCTGGCCCCGGAGCTGATCGAGGCCGAATGGGCGGCGGTGCTGCTCTTGGAGCAGGGGGTGCTGCGGGTGGCCGCAGCCAGCCTGGAGGCTGCCGAAAGCATCGGCCAGCGGCTGCCCTCCGGCCAGGGGGTCTCCTGGGTGGCCTTGCGCGAGGGGACCCAGGTGGTGGCGGATGCCGCGCAAGACCTACGGATCTACGTCACCCCGGGGAGCCAGATCCGGCCGAGAGGAAGCGCGGTCGTCACCCCCCTTCTAGGCCCCTATGGAGAGGCGCTGGGGGTGTTGGTGGTGGGCCGGGCCGCCCCTGCCTACACCCCCCAGGAGGCCCGGCTGGCGGAGGCCTTGGCCCAGGCCGGCGCTACCGCCCTCGAGCGCGCTCAGCACGCCCTGGAAGCCCGCTTGCTGCTCCAGGGGGCCCTGCTGGCCGCGCAGGACCAAGGCCCCGAGGAACTGGCCCAGGGCTTCGCCCGGCTGTTGGCACAGGTCGGCGGGGGGAGGGCGGCGGTCTGGGCTCACCCCGAAGGAAAGCGGCCCTGGCGGCTATTGGGCATGAGCGGGTTGGGCGACGAGATTGAGCCCTTCCGCCAAGCCCGCTTCGACCCCGAAAACGAGGGCCTGGCCAGGTGGGTTCAGGCCCATCAACAGGTCCTAGCGGTGGAGGACCTCACGAGGCCGCCCCTCCCGCTGGGCCCGATTGAGTCGGCGGGTTCCCAGACCTACGGGGTGCAGAGCATTCTCGTGGCCCCGGTGGGGCGCTTCGGGGTGGCCTACGCCGAGCCCGGGGGCCGGGGCAAGGCCTTCGCCCCCTACGAGGTGGCCCTGGCGGAGCGGCTTTGTGGGATGCTGGCGGGGGCCCTCGAGCGCCACCGCCTGGCCGCTGCCGAGCGCCGGGTGCGCCAGGCGCTGGAGCGGCTGGCCCGGGTGCCCCCCGGCGACCTGGAGGCGCTGGTGCGGGCCTTGGGGGAGAGCCTGGAGGTGCGCTGGGCTTTTCTGGACCGGCTCCTCACGCCGGAAAAGGCCCTGGCGGTGGCGGTCTACGGGGGGGAACCCTTCGAGTACGCCCTCCGGGGCACCCCCTGCGACGACGTGTTCGCCGGAAAGTTCTGCGAGTACCGCCAGGGGGTCATGACCTACTTCCCGGAGGACCGCCTGGCCGCGGAGATGGGGGCCGAGGCCTATCTAGGAGTTCCTTTGCGGGGGGAAGGAGAGCGGGTGGTGGGCATCCTGGTGGCCATGCACGACGCCCCTTTGCCCGAGGGGGAGGAGGCCTTGCGGCGCGAGATCCTGCTGGCCTACGCCCAGCGGGCCGCGCTGGAGCTGGCCCAGCAGGAAAACCAGGCCCGGCTCGAGGCCATCGCCCGGGTCCACCACCTGCTGCGCCCGGCCCGCACTCCCCAGGAAGTGCTGCAGGCGGCGGCGTTGGCCGCGCTCCAGGAGACCCGGGCCAGTACCTCGCTGATCTCGCTCTACCGTGAAGAGGGGGACTATCTGGAGGTGGTCGCTACGGCGGGCTATCTGGCCGAGGCCGCCCGGGGGCGGCGCATGGGGCGAGGGGTAGGGCTGGCCTGGCGGGTGCTGGAAGGGGGTGAGCCGCTGTACCTGGAGGATGCCTCGCAAGCTCCGGAGGCCCTCTTCTTCTCCGGGCGGCGGGACCGGGTGGCGTACCTGGGCGTGCCCCTGCGCAACGCTGAGGGACAGGTGCTGGGGGTGCTCTCCGCCGACACCGCCGAGCGGGGCGGGGGGCTATTCCCCGAGGATCGCCATTTCCTCATCGCCCTAGCCGAAGCCACCGGGGCCGCCCTGGCCCGGATGGAGGCGTTGCACCAGGCGCAGGAAGAGGCCGGGCGCTTCCGGTCCTTGGCCGAACTCTCGGCCCGTCTGGAGGAGCTGGAAAGTCCCGAAGAGATCCTGGGGGAAGCTCTGGAAGCCCTCCACCGCATCAGCGGGTTCCAGGTGGCCTGCTTCCACCAGGCCGCTCCCGAAGGCCTGCGGCTGCTGATGGTGGCCGGGGATCCTCCCGAGGCCTGGCTCCACCAGGCCCGGCGGGAGGTTTGGCCCGCTGGCCGGGGGCTGCGGGGCCAGACCTTGCTCACCGGGCAGGCTCTTTACGCCCCTTCCTACCCCGACCACCCCCAGGCCCTGCCCGAGCACGTCGCTGCGGGCCTCAAATGTGCCGCCTACATGCCGGTGCAAGTCGCAGGCCAGATCCTGGGGGTGCTGAGCCTGCTGGACTTCCGCCAGACCTATCTTGACAATCCCCTTCCCCTGCTGGAGTTCGCTGCTCGCCGCCTGGCCAATGCCTTGGAAAAGGCCGAGAGCTTGCAACAGCTTCGTCAGGCCCGTGAGGAAGCCCTCAAGGGGCTGGGGGTGGCGCTGGAGTACCGCGACCTCGAGACCGCCGGCCACACCGAGCGGGTCACCCAGCTGGCCCTGAGGTTGGCGGAAGGATTGGGGCTCGCCGAACCCGCCCTCACCCACCTGTGCTGGGGAGCCTATTTGCACGACCTGAGCAAGCTGGCCATTCCCGACGCCATCCTCAAGAAGCCCGGCAAGCTCGAGCCCGAGGAGTGGGAGCGCATGAAGGCCCACACCACCTTGGGCGAGGAGATGGCCCGGCGGCTGGGCTTCCTTCCCCAGGCCACGCTGCAGGTCATCCGCCACCACCACGAGCGCTGGGACGGCTCGGGCTACCCCGATGGCCTGGCAGGCGAAGCCATCCCCCTGCTGGCCCGCGTCTTCGCCCTGGCCGACGTATACGACGCCCTCACCTCCGAGCGGCCTTACAAGCGGGCCTGGAGCCACGAGGAGGCCCTGGCCGAGATCCGGCGCCAGGCCGGGCGGCACTTCGACCCGGAGCTGGCCCGAATCTTCCTCCAGCAGCAGGAGGTACGCCGTGAAGTGCTGCCCCAAATTTGGACCACCCCAAGAGAGAGACCGAGGGGTGTAGCCTGA
- a CDS encoding sensor domain-containing diguanylate cyclase gives MDDEVPAVAASHWKRLWIPTVLALAAYLVLFKQGAPERVTSVLLGGVPAALGLALGRRTGGLMGLLAFVLDSAVDVGFRGLRLDSTHLFLLLAYTGIGLGSGWVGESLRLRERSLGLLYRASRELSRQPDEESVLRVLPQMVYELFATSPVGEAVGVLRPEAGGYRGLYWAGQALPSSLDSLAGRACQEGPQWVRAPLSGYPFRSAMAFPLWVEGECAGVLCVLSRRSLPGELFPLLRSFCELASEVMGRRRALRRLSEAAYTDPLTGLRSRRSFEERLAEEWARSRREGVPLGLVLLDMNGFKAVNDQIGHAEGDALLQAVAQALKGASRSSDLLFRWAGDEFAVLLPATATEGARQAGERYAQAIAALSPWKGQQVSAAFGYASSQEGGQGPEELFDAADRRLYGVKGTGLSRSGALEPGA, from the coding sequence GTGGATGACGAAGTCCCCGCGGTAGCGGCTAGCCACTGGAAGCGCCTATGGATACCCACCGTACTGGCTTTGGCCGCCTATCTGGTGCTGTTTAAGCAGGGGGCTCCGGAGCGGGTGACCTCGGTGCTGCTGGGCGGGGTACCGGCGGCGCTGGGCCTGGCCCTGGGGCGCCGCACGGGCGGGCTGATGGGGCTTTTGGCCTTCGTCCTCGATAGCGCCGTGGACGTGGGGTTTCGCGGGTTGAGACTGGACAGCACCCACCTCTTCCTCCTCCTGGCGTACACCGGCATCGGCCTGGGCAGCGGGTGGGTAGGGGAGAGCTTGCGGCTGCGGGAGCGCTCGCTGGGCCTGCTTTACCGGGCTTCGCGGGAACTCTCGCGCCAGCCGGACGAGGAATCGGTGCTGCGGGTGCTGCCCCAGATGGTGTATGAGCTGTTTGCCACTTCCCCGGTGGGCGAAGCGGTGGGGGTGCTGCGGCCGGAAGCGGGGGGCTACCGGGGGCTGTACTGGGCCGGTCAGGCCCTTCCCAGTAGCCTGGACTCGCTGGCCGGGCGGGCCTGCCAGGAGGGGCCGCAGTGGGTGCGCGCTCCCCTTTCGGGTTACCCCTTCCGATCGGCCATGGCCTTTCCTCTGTGGGTGGAGGGGGAGTGCGCGGGGGTGCTGTGCGTGCTCTCGCGGCGTTCTTTGCCGGGGGAGCTTTTCCCGCTGCTGCGGAGCTTCTGCGAACTGGCCAGCGAGGTGATGGGCCGCCGCCGGGCCTTACGGCGGCTATCCGAAGCCGCCTATACCGACCCCCTCACCGGGCTGCGCTCGAGGCGGTCCTTCGAGGAACGCCTGGCGGAGGAGTGGGCCCGCTCCCGGCGGGAGGGTGTCCCCTTAGGCCTGGTGCTCCTGGACATGAACGGCTTCAAAGCGGTCAATGACCAGATCGGCCACGCCGAGGGGGATGCCCTGTTGCAAGCGGTCGCCCAGGCCCTGAAGGGGGCCAGCCGCTCCAGCGACCTGCTGTTCCGCTGGGCGGGGGATGAGTTCGCGGTACTGTTGCCCGCTACCGCCACCGAAGGGGCCCGCCAGGCGGGGGAACGCTATGCCCAGGCCATCGCCGCTCTTTCCCCCTGGAAGGGCCAGCAAGTCTCCGCGGCCTTCGGCTACGCCAGCAGCCAGGAGGGCGGGCAGGGCCCCGAGGAACTCTTCGACGCCGCGGATCGCAGGCTTTACGGGGTCAAAGGGACCGGCCTGAGCCGCTCAGGAGCGCTCGAGCCCGGCGCGTAG
- a CDS encoding carboxymuconolactone decarboxylase family protein encodes MENVAQEITEELGFGLVPNVFARAQSAELQTALWKAFRHVVLRGALPRTVKEMMGVLISRARGSRYAAEVHLHALMVQGTEAYLLESLHRGEVPPGLPGRVQALLAFAHEAAVAPSPDQVERLRQAGLGEAEVQEAVAVVGLFALINTWTDLLEIPTDPL; translated from the coding sequence ATGGAAAACGTAGCGCAGGAGATCACTGAGGAGCTGGGATTCGGCCTGGTGCCCAACGTCTTTGCCCGGGCCCAGAGCGCAGAGCTGCAGACCGCTTTGTGGAAGGCCTTCCGCCACGTGGTGCTGCGGGGGGCGTTGCCCCGCACGGTCAAGGAGATGATGGGGGTGCTCATCTCGCGGGCCAGGGGATCTCGCTACGCCGCCGAGGTACACCTGCACGCCCTGATGGTGCAGGGCACCGAGGCTTACCTCCTGGAGTCGCTGCACCGGGGTGAGGTGCCGCCGGGGTTGCCGGGCAGGGTGCAGGCCCTCTTGGCCTTCGCCCACGAGGCGGCGGTTGCGCCCAGCCCGGATCAGGTGGAGCGGTTGCGCCAGGCCGGGCTGGGCGAGGCCGAGGTGCAGGAGGCGGTAGCGGTGGTGGGGCTATTCGCCCTGATCAACACCTGGACCGACCTGCTGGAGATACCCACCGATCCCCTGTGA
- a CDS encoding GGDEF domain-containing protein: protein MNPEPLLLRLLLLHETVVGYGSLAFAEVLAHAQRGVEWVFEGGRLEVLPPEAARGLPGRGRVPGGYGAYFPGPPEPLYLRLEHPRIEDPTELRLAALYLDYLLSALKGAGYRQELERQARYDWLTGLGNRRAFERRMAQGLPEGWGLALLDLDNLKQVNDTQGHLAGDRLLIALARALQAAGLKAYRLAGDEFAVILSREALPALQRTLQGFAVSLGVAWAEEGQGPALLALADARMYEHKRRRKAEG from the coding sequence GTGAACCCCGAGCCCCTGCTGCTGCGGCTGCTGCTGCTCCACGAAACGGTGGTGGGCTACGGCAGCCTGGCCTTCGCCGAGGTACTCGCGCACGCCCAGCGGGGGGTGGAGTGGGTGTTCGAGGGGGGGCGGCTGGAGGTGCTCCCCCCCGAGGCGGCGCGGGGGCTTCCGGGGCGCGGGCGGGTTCCCGGGGGCTACGGGGCTTACTTTCCCGGTCCCCCAGAGCCCCTCTACCTGCGCCTGGAGCACCCCAGGATCGAAGACCCCACCGAGCTGCGCCTGGCGGCGCTGTACCTGGACTACCTGCTGTCGGCCCTCAAGGGGGCGGGGTACCGCCAGGAGCTCGAGCGCCAGGCCCGCTACGACTGGCTCACCGGATTGGGAAACCGCCGGGCCTTTGAGCGCCGGATGGCCCAGGGCCTCCCCGAGGGGTGGGGACTGGCCCTGTTGGACCTGGACAACCTCAAGCAGGTCAACGACACCCAGGGCCACCTGGCGGGGGACCGCCTGCTCATCGCGCTGGCCCGCGCCCTGCAGGCGGCGGGCCTGAAGGCCTACCGCCTGGCCGGGGACGAGTTCGCCGTGATCTTGAGCCGGGAAGCTCTGCCCGCGCTCCAGCGCACCCTGCAGGGGTTCGCCGTGAGCCTGGGGGTGGCCTGGGCCGAAGAGGGCCAGGGCCCGGCCCTGCTGGCGCTGGCCGATGCCCGCATGTACGAGCACAAGCGCCGCCGGAAGGCCGAGGGCTGA
- a CDS encoding IS3-like element ISMesi1 family transposase (programmed frameshift): MRRWSAKEKVKIVLEVLSGQRTVAEACRAHEVAESVLYRWQRAFLDNAHAAFSHSCAEQEARVRELERLVGQMALELEVPKKSLGTLPAKERRELVMALKEAYPLRLLCRALGVPRSTLYYRSKGPNPEEAVLRGRLRELAGAWPRYGYRRLAALLRGEGFGVGEKRVRSLMRREGLLLTRKPLKPRTTLPEELLPEGVPNLLLGLEVTGFHQVWVADLSYVVLGEGVAYLAVVMDLHTRKILGVALGPRLSQGLALAALEMALREGCPEVHHSDRGVQYTSRAYVERLLGLGVRLSYAGTGRPWENGHAERLIRTVKEEWVDLREYRTLEEARASVEAFVFEVYNRKRPHSALGYLTPEAFVDSLLKGGGSPD; this comes from the exons ATGCGCAGGTGGTCAGCGAAGGAAAAGGTAAAAATTGTGTTGGAGGTCTTGTCGGGTCAAAGGACCGTGGCCGAAGCCTGCCGAGCTCACGAGGTCGCAGAGTCCGTGCTCTACAGGTGGCAACGGGCGTTCTTGGATAACGCCCATGCCGCCTTCTCCCATAGCTGCGCAGAACAAGAGGCCCGCGTCCGCGAACTGGAACGCTTGGTCGGCCAGATGGCCCTGGAGCTGGAGGTCC CTAAAAAAAGCCTCGGGACTCTACCGGCAAAGGAAAGGCGGGAGCTGGTGATGGCCCTCAAGGAGGCCTATCCCCTCCGCCTGCTGTGCCGGGCCCTTGGGGTGCCCCGGAGCACCCTCTACTACCGGTCTAAGGGTCCCAATCCCGAGGAGGCGGTCCTCCGAGGCCGCTTGCGGGAGCTGGCGGGGGCCTGGCCCCGGTATGGATACCGGCGCCTCGCCGCTCTCTTGCGGGGGGAGGGCTTCGGGGTGGGGGAGAAGCGGGTGCGCTCCCTGATGCGGAGGGAAGGCCTGCTCCTTACCCGGAAGCCCCTCAAGCCCAGGACCACTCTCCCGGAAGAGCTTCTCCCGGAGGGGGTGCCCAACCTTCTGCTGGGGCTTGAGGTGACCGGCTTCCACCAGGTGTGGGTGGCGGACCTGAGCTACGTGGTCCTGGGGGAGGGGGTGGCCTACCTGGCGGTGGTGATGGACCTCCACACCCGCAAGATCCTGGGGGTGGCCCTGGGGCCGAGGCTGTCCCAGGGGCTTGCTCTTGCGGCGCTGGAGATGGCCCTTAGGGAGGGATGCCCCGAGGTGCACCATTCGGACCGGGGGGTGCAGTACACCTCCAGGGCCTATGTGGAGCGGCTTTTGGGGCTAGGGGTGAGGCTGAGCTACGCGGGGACGGGGAGGCCCTGGGAGAACGGGCACGCGGAGCGGCTGATCCGGACCGTCAAGGAGGAGTGGGTGGACCTGCGGGAGTACCGGACTCTGGAGGAGGCGCGGGCGTCGGTGGAGGCGTTCGTCTTTGAGGTGTACAACCGCAAGCGTCCGCACTCGGCCTTGGGGTACCTGACGCCTGAAGCTTTTGTGGACAGCCTGTTGAAAGGGGGTGGGAGCCCTGACTAA
- the cobT gene encoding nicotinate-nucleotide--dimethylbenzimidazole phosphoribosyltransferase, with the protein MQLPNVSPVDPGWLEAAWARQDQLTKPRRALAYLEELSVRLAAIQRSLRPELGQGAVIVCAADHGVAAEGVSAYPPEVTGQMVLNFLRGGAAINQIAQVAGAEVYVLDVGVRADLPAHERLIAARVRPGSGNLRLEPAMTRAQAEQALEAGMEAARRAIREGATLLAAGDMGIGNTTAAAALTAAWLGLPAEAVTGRGTGVDDARYHHKVGVVKQALRRAEQRLGDLAQADPLAVLAALGGLEIAAIAGVFLAGAEARLPIVTDGFPVTAGALAAVRLAPRVRGYLFAGHRSAEPGHHRQLEALGLKPVLELGLRLGEGTGAVLSFPILRAAAGVLAGMATFEEAGVGPAVEGS; encoded by the coding sequence ATGCAACTGCCCAACGTTTCCCCCGTCGATCCCGGATGGCTTGAGGCCGCCTGGGCTCGCCAGGACCAACTGACCAAACCCAGAAGGGCCCTGGCCTATTTGGAAGAACTCAGCGTGCGGCTGGCCGCGATCCAGCGCAGCTTGCGCCCCGAGCTGGGTCAGGGGGCGGTCATCGTTTGCGCCGCCGACCACGGGGTGGCAGCGGAGGGGGTCTCGGCCTACCCGCCGGAGGTCACGGGCCAGATGGTCCTCAACTTCCTGCGGGGCGGGGCGGCCATCAACCAGATCGCGCAGGTGGCTGGGGCCGAGGTCTACGTGCTGGACGTGGGCGTGCGGGCCGATCTCCCCGCGCATGAGCGCCTGATCGCGGCCCGGGTGCGCCCAGGGAGCGGGAACCTCCGTCTCGAGCCCGCCATGACCCGGGCGCAGGCCGAGCAAGCCCTCGAGGCGGGCATGGAGGCGGCGCGGCGGGCCATCCGGGAGGGGGCCACCCTGCTGGCGGCGGGGGATATGGGCATCGGCAACACCACCGCGGCGGCGGCGCTCACCGCAGCCTGGCTAGGCCTCCCCGCCGAGGCGGTCACCGGGCGGGGCACTGGCGTGGACGACGCCCGCTACCACCACAAGGTGGGGGTGGTGAAACAGGCCCTTCGGCGGGCTGAGCAGAGGCTCGGCGACCTCGCCCAGGCCGACCCTTTGGCGGTGCTGGCTGCGCTGGGTGGGCTGGAGATCGCGGCCATCGCGGGGGTCTTCCTGGCCGGGGCCGAAGCGCGTCTTCCTATCGTCACCGACGGTTTCCCGGTGACGGCGGGGGCGCTGGCGGCGGTGCGACTCGCCCCACGGGTGCGGGGCTACCTCTTCGCCGGGCACCGCTCGGCCGAGCCCGGCCACCATCGGCAACTGGAGGCTTTGGGGCTCAAGCCCGTGCTCGAGCTGGGGCTGCGTCTGGGAGAGGGAACGGGAGCGGTGCTCTCATTCCCCATCCTGCGGGCGGCGGCAGGGGTGCTGGCGGGCATGGCCACCTTCGAGGAAGCCGGGGTCGGCCCGGCTGTGGAGGGAAGCTGA
- a CDS encoding adenosylcobinamide-GDP ribazoletransferase yields MRPFWLALGFLTTFPVPRLGPVLPGEMRSASAFYPVAGYCLGGVLALAAWLTQALPEGLQGALLLALWLGLTGMLHLDGLLDSADALLAMKPPPERLKILSDLHLGSFAFGVGFVHLLLKWQLLASGPSPWLLLCLPAVVRFALLVPMNLYPAARPEGLGAGSREGRIGLALLFALPAMVLFPWQALAVLLAMLLLARWAARRLGGGLSGDVYGALVEIGESVGLLVGVWLRMH; encoded by the coding sequence ATGCGCCCCTTCTGGCTGGCGTTGGGCTTCCTCACCACCTTCCCGGTGCCCAGGCTGGGCCCAGTCCTCCCCGGCGAGATGCGCTCGGCCTCGGCTTTTTACCCCGTGGCCGGGTACTGCTTGGGCGGGGTGCTGGCCCTGGCCGCTTGGCTTACCCAGGCCCTGCCCGAGGGGTTGCAAGGAGCCCTGCTGCTCGCCTTGTGGCTGGGCCTCACCGGGATGCTTCACCTCGACGGCCTCTTGGACTCTGCCGATGCCCTGCTCGCGATGAAGCCACCCCCAGAGCGCTTGAAGATCCTCTCCGACTTGCACCTGGGCAGCTTCGCCTTTGGAGTGGGCTTCGTGCACCTGCTGCTCAAGTGGCAGCTCCTAGCCTCCGGGCCCTCCCCGTGGCTGTTGCTGTGCCTCCCGGCCGTGGTGCGCTTCGCGCTGCTGGTGCCCATGAACCTCTACCCCGCCGCTCGCCCCGAGGGGCTGGGGGCGGGCTCGAGGGAAGGCCGCATCGGCCTGGCCCTGCTCTTTGCCCTCCCGGCGATGGTCCTGTTCCCCTGGCAGGCCCTGGCGGTGCTCCTGGCCATGTTGCTGCTGGCCCGCTGGGCGGCCCGTCGGCTGGGCGGGGGGCTTTCCGGTGACGTGTATGGGGCTTTGGTGGAGATAGGGGAGAGCGTGGGGCTGTTGGTGGGGGTGTGGCTGAGGATGCACTGA